The Oreochromis niloticus isolate F11D_XX linkage group LG4, O_niloticus_UMD_NMBU, whole genome shotgun sequence DNA segment TCTGAGAAGTAGATATATACCTATTTATCAAGGAAGCATTAAAGAAACAGTAGTTTGCGTTTGCCCAGAGGAAGGACATTTTTGTATACATTTGGACAGAGACACATTGGTTGATGGTGTGAAAGGGAATATCCCGTGTTGGGAGGAAATCAATTATTCATTGAGGGGCACTACCCTGACTGCTGAAGTAGCTGTGAGATTAAAGACAAGTGTAGATGGATGTGTGCCTCATGTATATTCTCACCAAGTAAGCCAAAATCCTCTTTCAGTGTATGCTAAACAACTAATGCTCTGCTATCAGCAGCTTTTAAAACACTTGCACAACAACCTGTTATGGATGAAGAGTTTGTCCACTTCACAGACAGTCAGAGCTTTCAGATGTAACTGTGTAACAACGGGATGTTCTTTGTAGCAACTCTGAGATcaaattaaaaaatttaaaattcgGGAGATGACCACccctctttaaaataaaaatagtatcAGCACTTTTGCAGCAAGggattgaaaaaaataaaaactgtcagtATCGCAGTTTTCCTATTTGTGCGATGAATCTCTTttccattaaaaatgcattCCTCTCAGCAACATTCATCAACAGATTGCCTGTGTCatcaatattacattttttttcggCAAAAACAGCTCTTACTCAGCATCAGTGGGCCAGCTAAATTTCTCTCAGGCCCAcattgggtttttgtttgtttttcagatctGTCGTCATGAATTTTTCATTAGCCACTTGATGAGACATTTCATGTGTTTTCCTTAAAGTATAAAGCACAGTGAGCGGTGTTATGGTGTGGGATTTTTTCCACTGTGCAACTGCTTTGGCTTTGTTTTCATTCAGGAGGTAGGAAATGTCTGGCTATAGTCAGAGTTGTTGTTCTTTAAGCgtattatttatgtttaatagCCTGAAATATTTTCATAACTATGTACTAGATTACAGGGACATTTAGTATCGAGACACTCATGGTCCCCAGAGGACAAACTGGAATGACTTTAATCTACTGACTGTCTTCTATGAACCTTTTTGTTCAGTACTTTCATTCAAAACTGCTCATAGAAAAGTGAAATTGTTACTTCATTTGAATTGTAACCACTTCTCCCTTCAAGATAGCCTCCTTCTGCACCTCCAGATCACTTTCAGCACTTCCAGCTTCCAcctctgctatttttgctctaCAATTCCACTGAAAGCTCCTTTCTGGTCTCTTAGTCATAGCTAGAAATCAAGCTTTCAGTAAGTGATGATCCTTGGAGTGAAAAGGGTTCTTTGTTCTCTGTGTAAGTTTTCAAAGTGGTCCAGGATGGATGGTGTAGAGGATAAAAAATATGGGAGCACTGTTCCTGTCATTACTTTTGCTAAAGGTTATACAGTATGTTCTTTAATTACTCCCCAGATAAAGTAATTCATTACACTGCTTGTTACATTACTTTCACGTCCCTCTTTAACGAGGTCTGAAATGCACTGTTACATAATTACtagttaacaatataaaactGAGCTACATTGCAACATGCCGACACAAACAGGTATTGTAACACAAAGCCAgcaacacaaagcaaagttaaTATTACCCAAACTAGACTTTAAAGCAATcgccacagtgattctactgTGGAAATACGTACAGGTGGAAATGGAAGCTACAATACTacaagcctgactgctcatcaagGTCTCTGTTTTTTGTGGGAGgtcaggctctggctgctgagCTGGGGTCAGCATACACTCAGCTTTAACGTCAGTCTGGCTTCTTTGCTAGCTTCGTGTTAGCCTGCTGTCTGCGCAGAAGCTTGCAAAGAGCATGCTGTGATTGAGTATAATGCAAGTATTTTTTCTGTCCTTGACGCATTTTGCACTTTAATATCTTACTCTTGTTCTTtccttatataaaaacaaaagtaatgcTCGTTTCTTCAATCCTTAAAAGTTTGCCATCCTTCTTGCACGCAAACCAAACTCAGGTGCGCAAGAAGAAgacacatttgattttttttttctttctatccaACTGTTGTCCTGATAACTGAGGAACCTTTGCAGCACAAGTAACAGCATAATGGTAACCGGAATATAATTACTGAATTTAGTAAAGAAATGTATTACACTACTGCATTACTGAAAAATGTCCTGTGATTACTGTACTTTTGAATTGCATTATGCCTAACATTGCATAGATGTACATTAGCCTCTGGATCTGCCAATGCATAGATCCCTAAGAACATGCATTCTGTCtgaaggccaccagatggcgatagtTGTGGTCGCAAAAAACTACCCATCCTATACAAGTCCATGAGAAAATgtctctgtaaacactttcctgctgagtttatggtctcagtcaCACATTTTGGGTAATTTTGAATAAAAACTTAGGTCTGTTTTGTAAATCTTTAGCGTACTATAACATTTAAGTAGATTATCTGTGATATGAAACCTCATGCTAATCGGCTAAAGACTGGAAAAAACACAAGCTGTTAGCCAATGAACCATCCGTTTCAGAGTcagacacacccacaaccaTTAACATTTCTCTACACACCTTTAGTGTATCATTGCATTTCTGTGCCACTTTTCACTAGATGAAGATCTAAAACTTAGCTTCTATGCTAGGATTTAATGTGTTAACAGGAATGGTCGTTTGtagtgtgtgagtgaaatgtaTGAAATTAAATGAATTTAATAATTTCACAGAACTGAACGAAGTGTACCCAATCCCAGATGTCCTTGTTGTCTACAATGCCATCACCAAATACTGATTTTCCGTTTGTTAAAATATCGCAGCTCTGTCTGCGTCTCCACTGTGCAATTATACAACAAGGACACTAACAGATAATTCTCCATGAAAAAGTTTAAATCATCAGTCACATGTGATGGATTTATGTAATCTACAAAGGCCAAAACATTGAAGTAAGAAGAGCCAGATATGGTGGAAAATGAATCGCCTTATATCTGACATTTCCTCTCAGCTAATTTGCAGTGGAGTGCATGCAGACGCAAACCAATTAGGGCTCAGGAAAGCTGGGGAGAGGTCAACAGGCTGGCTATTATCTTGCTGTGCCAAATATATACCTGACGATATCTGGGGCAAGATTTAGGTCAAGAAAAAATGACCTGAATCGGACTAATGTGGTCTGTGGATCAACGGGGCCAGGTGGATGTGGATAAGAGAGTAGGAGTCGATTTCTAACGAAGACTCCAGGGGCCACGCTGCAAGAGTTTATACTGTGTgaatgcctgtgtgtgtttcaatatgtgtctGTATATGTGGATGTACCGTTCCAGTCCTGTGATTGTGAAGAACTTTTAGCTCGTTATTGAAATCCAATCCCATATATGTCAGAGTAGCTGTCTGTAATGCCTGTGCACTCGGTACAAGTTAAAGCTGGTCCCTATCTAAAGGATACAGAATAGAAATCAATTTGTGGGACACATGACCTGACAGCTGTGGGACTAAATGACCTCAGAAACAACACTCTTAGGACTTAATCTCTGAGCAGTGTCAGCTATAATTCATTTGGAGAGAAACTGTATAGACAGATGCATAACCTCTGCAACAACCTTTACTTGACAGAAACAGTCACGTGTTTGCACTACATGTGCAAGTATGAGCGTGTCTATATGATACTTTCCACAAGTTATTTCCCTTTAGTCTAGACACTGATGTAAGCAGTCAACAGCAGAGGTTTCCTTGAACTTCACAACCCGGAGATTGATTCTTCAATAAAGCAAGATGGTGTTTTTGAAACTTGGAGGAAGTTCACTTTCTCAATGCTCTCTGTTCAATCCTTCAAATCCAACAAACAGATGATGTTCTTGTCTGTTAAAGTGATGTTTCAGAATATATTTGTCCTCATGATATGTAAATGACAGTGAGATTACTGTATAAGGAATATTTATGATGACAACAGAATACAGTGCCGGATATTATATCTAATCTAGTTTATCTTCAATTCAGTCTTGGTCTAAATTGAGTTGTACTGGATTTTATGAACACCACACAAAAAAGAATCATTTaatgatttatattttttaaggtCCCTTACAAATTTTGTGggaatcaaatgaaaaatccAAAGCTTTAATCACTGAACCTTTAATAAATCGGTTGTGTTGCTTTGTTTGTATTGCGTGATGACAGGAGGATACTTTTTAGAGGCGTAACAGGACCTTTTGTGAGGAGAACCGTTTAATTGTAATCTCTGGTTCATTTTTGAAGATGTTTTTGTTATGTTGACAGTGAAGCATTTTATTAGAGAGaaaaaattgtgtattttattttaagtgaaAAATCAATCCTACGTTTAAGCTGGCCAGCTTTTTGCTCTTGGTAGCATTTTATCTTTGTATTGTTAACATGTATATAAATTTGCAtaaacaaaagtattttggCCTGAAATTATTTGTTGCAACTATCTGGATAATCCattaataatcataattttttTCACCTTATAAATTATGAGGTTTTTTTGCTTAAACTGTAAACTGAGTATATCTGGCCTCCTGATGGGCCAAAATAAAAAACTAGACTTTTGGATTtagcttttctctgtatgttttacCTCAGTTGGCCAATTCATAACTAAGCaatgaataaaataatgttCAGAGTTATTTATGTTGTGTAAAATCTGTTAACAATTCTATGTTTGCAATCTTTTGCACGTAGCTAGGAATATagctttaaaacaaaacattcagtTCAAAGTTAATGGGCCATTTGCCAAACTTACATGGCACATACAACATATATGCAACATTTAATGTCTGTCATGTTTATTAAGGTTTTATCTTTTTAGAAGTTGTAGACtcttaaacatgaaaaatgctatgcttttgttgttttgtgctcATGGCTGccactccctgagcctggttttgccGGAgctttcttcctcttaaaagggagtttttcctttccactgtcgccaagtgcttccTCGTAGGGGGTCATTagatttctctgtattattttagaGTCTATAAAGCACCTCagggtgactgttgttgtgactttGTGGCATATATAGATAATATTTAATTGAATGTTTCAAAATTCACTTTTTATGTCTTTTGTgtaaaaataattatatatGTACACCTGTATTTGATTCAAGTATCACAATTTATTACAAAAACTAgaacttttttttcatctgtcaGTGTTGCCATGCTTTAAGCATATAACAATACAGTATAAAACCTCAACCCAAAGGTAGAATAGTAAAAGCAGAGATCATAGATGCTGACGCAGCATTACAGAAGTTAAGACATGCTGTTACTGTACAGGAAACATTACGACTGAAGTACAAGCATCTGTAAAATGTGCCATTGGCATCAGTGATTTGCATTTTACCATAAGCAATCTGACCCTTCCTCAATTTAAAGCGTCACAGGAAACTCCCCCTTGGAAAATAATTTACAcgaaaataaatacaaacacacaaacactctgcAAATGATCATGGATGTGCTGAGATATTTTTCAACAGCCCAAGGCACTCAGGCTCAAACGTTGGCAATAAATATACATCATTCTTCAGACAAAAATCACGTCAAGCAGGTGGTGGTTAGAGAAAGAAGAGTGACAGAGAAACAATGTTGTCTAGTTCGTAACCTCTCGAAGAACACAATCctttcaaaaaacaaagaagtccACCTGGCCTTTTTTCACAGTGAAAATCCCTGGCAGTCGAGACAGAAAAAAGACATATGAAGGACTCAGTCATTTTGTTGACTAGTGTGACATCTGTTCTCTAAAAACTACATGACCTCTTACTGTATTTTTGATGCTGGCCTGTCATTTTGGTCTCTGAGGGCGACCTCTGCTCACTGGAATGGCATCACCTACTCCTCCCGGATACGCATTCAAGCACCACAGGGTGCCGGAGCGCCCcccttttatttttcagtggcCCATCCCATGTGAGAATCTGGTAAAATATCTATCAAACTGCCCACAAGTGATGTTTTCAAATATCTATGACAACCCAGATGCTATTCACTGACACAATCTCCTCAGATTGGCTGACCTTTTGAATGAGTTTACCGAGGCCGTGACAACACTGGTTTTAGCAAAAACCACGGAGATTCTCTTCCctgcagttcagttcagttgaGCTGGCGACAGGCTTCGAATGTCCACTTCGAAGCACCTCCATAAATATCGAGGCTGGTCTCCATCCATGCAAAAACGTTGCCCACTTGTGCTTTGCTGCTGCATGTCGCTAGATTGTAAATTTCTCCCACGGACAGTTTACGATCCCAGATGTGAAAATTTGCCAGGTCTCCTACAAAAGCTTGTGTGGCATCGAATCCTCCTCCAAGCGTGTCCTGTGGCAAACACAGTTTGATTTAATAAAGGATGATGAGCCTGCTTCGTGAAGAGAAACCACAATCTCTTTAACTATTTGGATGTTTATTTGCCAATCCAGTGGGATTTTTTGATGAGCTCTAACCTTATATCTAACCTTATAAAACTTAAagtattacattttttaaggcTCAATGAATACAAATTATCCATTTGCTTACATTTTGTTGTAATATAACATAAAATACTATAATGCATGATATGTTGTGTGTTACTACATCAtgagaaataacatttttaaaaaaggtgctTCTTTTGACTGGCAGGTGTGGAGCATTAAAACCAGGCTGTGCTTACTGCTTACCTGCTCTTGGCCAAGGATCAGCAGGCCCTGAGATTTGATGGGATGATATGGAGCCAGGTTTTCTCCACTCCCCCTCTTGACACCATCTTGAAAAGCCTCCCAAACACCATCACGAGTTGTCCAAGTCACGCAGATATGGTGCCACTTTCCGTCGTTGATGAGAAATGGCAGCTTTGCTACCTTTAAGAAGTTCAAATGCAGGAATTATCAGACCTACAGTGGAAACGAGAATGTCTTACAGTGTAAAAAAATCGAGTGTGATTCGATTTTTCCTGCGTTTTTCTCGTACCTTGTCATTTATTAGAATCTCCATTGGATTGTTCCCCCACTCTATGAGAACCAGCTCGTTGGCCTGTCCAGGAACTGCGTAGGAGAAAGGTGTGCCCACTCCCGGGGAGGCGTTGGACTTGAGCCACATGCACACGGTGAGGGCATACATCTCTGGCAAACTCGTTTTCACTTTTGCGTACATGTAGTTGGTCCTCAGTGGGAACGTGAGCTGAAATTTATCCAGCGGCCTGTTTTCTCTCTGACCTGTGgtagaagaaacagaaaaacaggctTGAACTCGTTTTAGAGGACGTGTTCTACCCCCCACAGATATATCATTCCCAGCGCTCACATCCTGGGGATATTTCATGGGAATTATACGTTACACAACAAATCCACAATGGTGACGCGCCAGATTTGTTTTAATCTCGCGTGCTAAATCCATCACAGGAGTGGTAACGCTGTTAACGGCCATCTCTTCTTTTCATATTTGCCCGCACCTCATTGACTATATGTAAAAGAAATCGCCGTAGAGGGTTTTTCcccaaaaaaaggaagaaagaaaaagaaaaagagcgaAAGAGAGCGAGTGAGCGGATGTTGTAAATTCTCGTGTGTCTCTTGGAGCAAATGGCGGTGGCAGGTCACTTATTGCATGTTTGAAATGGTCTAATCTGGCCAGAGTGGGAGTTGAAAACTGCGGGATATACGCTGCCCCACCGGCTTTGTGCGCAACATTAAATCGGATATATAATAATGTAGCCCACGATCCTAgattggatttttttccccctctttacttttcatttttttaaatccattttcTCATGATTGCTTGATCGTTACAGTCCCCAGCCCATATTGCTTACAACTAATCCCCCACCAACTCCTTCCGCTTACCTTTCTCCAGGTCGGTGATCCTCTGGTGTAGCGATGTGAGTGTGGACTCCACTCTCCCACGCTGCTCGGTCTCATTCCGGAGTCCGGGTTTGCCCTCTTCGATGCTGTTCACTCGGGACAACACCTGCTTCTCCAAGTCGTCGATTTTACTTTGGAGCAGGTCTTTCAGGCTGTTTGCCTGCACCGAGTTGTTGCTTCTGCTGAATTGCTGTCAGGGGGTAAAAAGTACGCATTTAGGTGAAAAAGGTTCAGATTCcagattatattttattttggaggGTCACTGCCGTAAACTTGGACGAGCAATTTAACCTAcataaagaatttttttttttcatcttatgTTCACATTGCGAATTAATTTTAAGAATCTAGACTTGTTAACCTAttgttttattataatttttgtatgttttccATCTTATTTGTCGCAGAACGAGCTGTGCGCAAAAGTGTTT contains these protein-coding regions:
- the nptx1l gene encoding neuronal pentraxin 1 like; the protein is MRAAQRGICWKLFLFSCVFLESSSQDFGGQTQFICTSVPKDMDICSATLQNSVPGEDLKTTVMQLRETVLQQKETIMNQKETIRELTSKLARCESQSGADLGDARPGGRRKEAGTKNTMGDVSRGPADTLTQLSQTLQSLKQRLENLEQFSRSNNSVQANSLKDLLQSKIDDLEKQVLSRVNSIEEGKPGLRNETEQRGRVESTLTSLHQRITDLEKGQRENRPLDKFQLTFPLRTNYMYAKVKTSLPEMYALTVCMWLKSNASPGVGTPFSYAVPGQANELVLIEWGNNPMEILINDKVAKLPFLINDGKWHHICVTWTTRDGVWEAFQDGVKRGSGENLAPYHPIKSQGLLILGQEQDTLGGGFDATQAFVGDLANFHIWDRKLSVGEIYNLATCSSKAQVGNVFAWMETSLDIYGGASKWTFEACRQLN